A window of Drosophila sulfurigaster albostrigata strain 15112-1811.04 chromosome X, ASM2355843v2, whole genome shotgun sequence genomic DNA:
GATATTGAAAAGTCGAAAAAAGGCGTCTATTGAATTCAGCACTCTAGTGAAAGGATTAAGAAAAAGTTTGGTATGGTTTAGGTACTCAGAAGTCTATGAATGGGAAAACTTGAATTCAGCATACTAGCGGAAGGGAAGCTCTAAGGGCAGTCagaaaaattattacaaattacagGTTCGATAAGCGAGGTTTTTTCAGCAACTTTGGAAATCTCTAATGAAAAGTTCAGCACGAAATTCAGGTATTCAGCACATGGTAAGACATTCACTACACACCTGCTTGGGATCTGCGGCCACCACGTAGCTGCCCTCTTTGACCGCCTTCTGAATGGAGCTGCGAATCGCTTCCGCCTCCTTGAGATTCTGTGGCGTCACTCGCACTAGGGCCGCCTGACCCGTGGCCAACTGGGAGGGATGCAACAGCCAAGTGGGCTGCACCACCTGACGACGGTGCAACATGGGGCGAGCGGGCAACGCATTGCAACTACCGAAGTAGACGAAGAAGCAAATTGTGATGATGATAATGCGACTGCAATGCATTGTGGACTGACTGAAGAAGTCAGTTAGAATGCGAGAATGTTGACACGAGATCGATGCTTGGTCAGCGAAAGTGATGGTGAAGCACGTTACTTGACTCGCTGATTCAATGTCAATGTTAATTTTTGGAATTGGAAGACGACATTGCCCGGGGCCAGAGCAAAGCAAATTCTATTCAACACTTGAATGcagttaaacaatttacgttttatacaaaatcaaaTGTAGCTGCTTTTGATTACATTTGCTCTAATTCAATTTCagtatgcaaaaaaaaggtAGAAATTAGAAAACTTATTTAACTACTTTACATTTCCTTGCTATGTATAATCTCTGTGGTATAGCTTTTacattatatttcaattgttaaGCTATATTCGTTTTCTTATACTGCATAAAGATTTGTTATTTGTATCTTATTTTGGTAAgaatttcttgaaatatactGACAAGTCAAAGAATTGTTTGTAAACAAAGTTTTTCCGCAATTCATAagaacagaaacaaaaaacttgtacattttaatcttttttttaagtacGCCACGATATAAAGGCCatcatatttcattcattaatttattgtagCATTAACAAGTAAGTTGCATTACTTTTGCAATACTTTCGACAttcaaattatgttttaaattcagaagaaattacataaataaatcgtACACTTGAAATCAGTTTCAGAAAAAGCGTATTTCGAATTTCACACTaatttgcaaatcaaattcattgAAAGGACTACAGAAATTTTTGCAGTATGTTTACAAATTgtatgattattttttataacagctctgcataaattgaaaatgatttagGGAAAAAAGCACACAACAGTTTCTCACAAAATGCTTAAGCTTATGTTTAAGTTCATGTGTgctacacacaaaaaaaaaaagaaaagatacaAAATTGAATTCGTTGTTGGCAGTTTGGCGCACAAAAGCAATTGTGTTGCGCTGCAATTATGGCTATATAAAGTacttcttgtgtgtgtgtgtgtgtgtgtgtgtattgtacATTTTGAACTTAAAGCTAACAAACTAcatagtattattataattattctgATAAATGTTGGTCAAGCGTTGGaagcgagagtgagagctcgctcgttctctctctctctctttcattgcTGTGCATCGTTTGTGTTGATttgcgtctgctgctgctcatccaATGGCTCCTCTTTGATATGCACATCATCATCCTCTTGATCCTCCTTGCTGTTCTCATGCAACAGCACATATTCACGGGAACTGAAGCCGAACTTGATCACATCCTTCTCCATCAGTTCGTAATATTTGCGCCCGTCGATCTTCTTGTTATTCAAAAACGTCCCATTCGCCGACTCCAAATCGATGAGATACAAACGCACACGTTTCCCTTGGCTGCCATCGTCACGTTCAAACGGCACCAGACGATATTGGAGCGCCGCATGCTGCTTGGAACAACTCGGATGATCCACAGCAAGATCGACAACTTTGCGATCGCGTCCAACCAAAAAGCAACTCTGTCGATGTATGTGCAATGTGGGCAACGCGGTTTCACCTTTGAACGGATACAAGCGCCAGCGTCGCTTTGGTTTGCGTGCCTCGGGTGGCTCTGAATACTTCACCACAATACCATTCACTTTATTGGTGTCCTCGGTGAGGGCGCCGCTCAGTCCAAAGTTGGGTTTCTCTTTGTCGACGGGCTCGTCGTTGTTCTCATCATCATTGGACTTTTTGTTGTCCTTGTCGTTGTTTGGCTTGCCCCACTCAAAATGCTCCTCATCGCGATTattgcgctgctgttgctgctgccgacgTCCTCCACCTCCTTCTCTTCCACCGCCACCTCTATAGGAGCGATCTCGCGGACTGCGACTACGGCTGCGACTACGTCTGTATTCAACATAAATCAAGCTTGCCTTagaatgttttttgttttgtaggtATAACTTACCGTCTTGCTTCGGGCGAGCGACGTGGACGATCACGACGCTCCTGACTgcgcagccgctgctgctggcgacgTTCCCGGCTGCGTTCCCTTTCACGATCTCGGTCGCGTCCTCGCCGCATTTGATCACGATCTCGGTCTCTATCCCGATCACGTTCCCGCTCGCGTTCCCTGTCTCTGTCACGTTCCCTATCCCTGTCACGCTCCCGCTCTCTGTCCCTTTGCCGCTCTCGTTCCCTGTCCCGGTCGCGCTCTCGCTCCCTTTCCTTGTCCACATCTCGTTCCCTTTCACGACTGCGACTTCGTTTGCGCAtctgtttggtatttttactggcgccgccgccgccgcctcgtTCGGGACTGTCCCATTTGGAGCGCTGCTCTTGCACCTTGCTTTCTATCGGCGActtctcttttgttttgggtGATTCGTCTTTGCTTGTTTTCGGTCTCTTGCTGGCCGAgactttgtttttgctgctgctgccgccggcGTTACTTCTACTGCTATTGCTACTATTACTGGAGctgctactgctactgctgctgctgctgctgttactgctgctggaAGCGGAGCTGGATGTGGAGCTGTCGCGTGCTGTTGCTTTGCGTTGGCGCGTTTCACTTCGTTGCCGACTTTCGGtatgctgcttcttcttcttcgccaGCTTGGCTGATTTTACTTTGCGCACATCATCATCACTGGCTTTGGTCGGCGACGGTGTCTCGGCGTCGTTGGTGCGCTCCTTACTGCGCgcttttgttaatttcacCATTGTCTTTGTGCACAATTTGCGCACGAGATTTGttgcaaattaacaaaaatcaaGTACACAACACCAAATGCCTTTGAAATTATGCTAGTGATGGTAGCGGGACCGGCTTTGCTCTTAACAGCTGTTCGAAAAACGATATATTTTCGGTGTGTTGCTGCGCTATGAAATACTTATCGATATACGTTACATGCATGTGTGACCAGTTGTACCAGCATTCTATAGCTAAGCTTATTTGCAGGAAATCTAAGTATTTCACTTGTGGTCACACTGAAgcaaatttgtgcaaatttttgGCTGTTCAAAATTCAGCGCCTTTTTATACAAGTTTTGCAGCGCATTATTAAGTGTAACCAGCTGATATTTATCGGAACTtgattattttggtatatctcCATCTCGACGTTAAACCGCATATTTGACAAAGCAGTTTGTGGTCACATCTTAACACAGGTGTTAAATAAAACAGCTTTAAGAaagctcttctttttttttttgtaagcaAAAAAGTCTGAATTCATCTAAAAGAATCATTTATTCAATAACAAAcgcaacaaaacacacacaaa
This region includes:
- the LOC133847547 gene encoding uncharacterized protein LOC133847547 translates to MVKLTKARSKERTNDAETPSPTKASDDDVRKVKSAKLAKKKKQHTESRQRSETRQRKATARDSSTSSSASSSSNSSSSSSSSSSSSNSSNSSRSNAGGSSSKNKVSASKRPKTSKDESPKTKEKSPIESKVQEQRSKWDSPERGGGGGASKNTKQMRKRSRSRERERDVDKERERERDRDRERERQRDRERERDRDRERDRDRERERERDRDRDRDRDQMRRGRDRDRERERSRERRQQQRLRSQERRDRPRRSPEARRRSRSRSRSPRDRSYRGGGGREGGGGRRQQQQQRNNRDEEHFEWGKPNNDKDNKKSNDDENNDEPVDKEKPNFGLSGALTEDTNKVNGIVVKYSEPPEARKPKRRWRLYPFKGETALPTLHIHRQSCFLVGRDRKVVDLAVDHPSCSKQHAALQYRLVPFERDDGSQGKRVRLYLIDLESANGTFLNNKKIDGRKYYELMEKDVIKFGFSSREYVLLHENSKEDQEDDDVHIKEEPLDEQQQTQINTNDAQQ
- the LOC133847571 gene encoding uncharacterized protein LOC133847571, yielding MHCSRIIIITICFFVYFGSCNALPARPMLHRRQVVQPTWLLHPSQLATGQAALVRVTPQNLKEAEAIRSSIQKAVKEGSYVVAADPKQYQIALSQLGYNTGMLGASPAMPMFPALPTMPMMPAFTMPNASWWQQPRLFST